From one Streptomyces sp. SCSIO 30461 genomic stretch:
- a CDS encoding VWA domain-containing protein — protein MITRKRLAAALCGTLLVTLTGGLLPAAAIADSGGPGGRQAKEPPKVELVLDVSGSMRARDIDGQSRMSAAKQAFNEVLDAVPEDVLLGIRTLGADYPGNDRKEGCKDTRTLYPVGELDRTEAKTAVATLAPTGWTPIGPALLGAADDLAGGNTTRRIVLITDGEDTCAPLDPCEVAREIAAKGINITIDTLGLVPNAKMRAQLMCIAEATGGTYSSVQHKEELSDRVSQLVDRAAESVVTPVATQGTDRCEGAPQLKTGLYGDREAFGQHRWYRVDLLPGQELRASVSIAADRDVNRDYGVLLRASTVHGREIVRGEAAGDGRTDVISTGLRYPKPAIDDADAESDSDDNGAAKPASETVCLRVSNSFSASATVKTAPGLPVELAIDVVEGPDDAGDVAYFGLGRGWWLLGLLALTGFLAGLLWGWTSRWRVAVWRTN, from the coding sequence ATGATCACAAGAAAGCGACTGGCAGCCGCGCTCTGCGGCACGCTGCTGGTCACCCTGACCGGCGGCTTGCTCCCTGCCGCCGCCATCGCCGACTCCGGCGGGCCTGGTGGCCGACAGGCGAAGGAGCCGCCGAAGGTCGAGCTGGTACTCGATGTGAGCGGTTCGATGCGGGCCCGGGACATCGACGGGCAGTCCCGGATGTCCGCCGCCAAGCAGGCGTTCAACGAGGTGCTGGACGCGGTACCGGAGGATGTGCTGCTCGGGATACGCACCCTCGGCGCCGACTATCCGGGCAACGACCGCAAGGAGGGCTGCAAGGACACCCGCACCCTCTACCCGGTCGGCGAACTGGACCGGACCGAGGCCAAGACGGCGGTGGCGACCCTGGCACCGACAGGGTGGACGCCGATCGGGCCCGCGCTGCTGGGAGCCGCCGACGACCTCGCGGGCGGGAACACCACGCGTCGGATCGTGCTCATCACGGACGGCGAGGACACCTGCGCCCCGCTGGACCCCTGCGAGGTGGCTCGCGAGATCGCGGCCAAGGGCATCAACATCACCATCGACACCCTCGGGCTGGTGCCCAACGCCAAGATGCGCGCGCAACTGATGTGCATCGCGGAGGCGACCGGTGGTACGTACTCCTCGGTGCAGCACAAGGAGGAATTGTCCGACCGGGTCAGCCAGCTGGTCGACCGCGCGGCCGAGTCGGTGGTCACCCCGGTGGCGACTCAGGGCACGGACCGCTGCGAGGGGGCGCCGCAGCTCAAGACGGGGCTCTACGGCGACCGTGAGGCCTTCGGCCAGCACCGGTGGTACCGGGTGGATCTGCTGCCCGGTCAGGAGCTGCGGGCATCGGTGAGCATCGCCGCCGACCGCGACGTCAACCGTGACTACGGCGTGCTGCTGCGAGCGTCAACCGTGCACGGCCGTGAGATCGTACGCGGCGAGGCGGCGGGGGACGGACGCACCGACGTGATCTCGACCGGACTGCGCTACCCGAAGCCGGCGATTGACGACGCCGATGCCGAATCGGACTCCGATGACAACGGCGCGGCCAAGCCGGCCTCGGAGACGGTGTGCCTGCGGGTGAGCAACTCCTTCTCCGCGTCGGCCACCGTCAAGACCGCTCCCGGTCTGCCCGTCGAGCTGGCCATCGATGTGGTCGAAGGCCCCGACGACGCGGGTGACGTGGCCTACTTCGGCCTCGGCCGCGGCTGGTGGCTGCTCGGTCTGCTGGCGCTGACCGGGTTCCTCGCCGGTCTGCTCTGGGGCTGGACCTCGCGCTGGCGTGTCGCGGTCTGGAGGACCAACTGA
- a CDS encoding ATP-binding protein, whose translation MEFTQLLSSTRRGARLARLLAVEQLVAWGWARGGERTETAALVVAELAANAVRHARLSGRGFRLSLLWEPGRLRVEVTDARGERSLAADVVRDAPGAAGFSDAAEVGGGYGLVIVAGLAAAWGVRPRPPSGKTVWADIDVGRGPEQPPGPPPVADPPAPKKAGATAPKARGAELPGGPR comes from the coding sequence ATGGAGTTCACCCAGCTGCTGAGCTCGACGCGGCGTGGTGCCCGGTTGGCCCGACTGCTCGCCGTGGAGCAGCTTGTCGCATGGGGTTGGGCCAGGGGCGGTGAGCGTACCGAGACGGCGGCGCTGGTCGTCGCCGAGCTGGCCGCGAACGCGGTGAGACACGCCCGGCTTTCCGGCCGTGGTTTCCGGCTCAGTCTGCTGTGGGAGCCGGGGCGGCTGAGAGTGGAGGTGACGGACGCGCGCGGGGAGCGCTCCCTCGCCGCCGATGTGGTGCGGGACGCTCCAGGCGCCGCCGGATTCTCCGATGCCGCCGAGGTCGGCGGGGGGTACGGGCTGGTCATCGTCGCCGGGCTCGCCGCCGCGTGGGGCGTTCGGCCGCGTCCGCCCTCCGGGAAGACGGTGTGGGCGGACATCGACGTGGGGCGCGGACCGGAGCAGCCACCCGGTCCGCCGCCGGTGGCCGATCCCCCCGCTCCGAAGAAGGCGGGTGCCACGGCGCCGAAGGCCCGAGGTGCCGAACTGCCGGGCGGCCCGCGCTGA